CGGTGCGCGAGGAGCTGTCGATGTCCTGGGTCACCTGGCGCAGGTTCTGCTGCATGCGCTGCAGCGCAGCGAGCACGCTGTTCTCGGCGCTGTTCAGGCTTTTTTCCATCGTGCGCAGGTCGCCTTCGGCCACGCGTTGGGCGATCTGGTTGAGGTCGCTCGGCTCGGCGCCCAGTGCGCGCAGCAGGTAACGGCTGATCAGATGGCCCAGCAGGGCGGCGAGCAGGAAGCTGATGACGGTGATGGCGATGAGGATGTTGCGTTGTTGCAGCGCGTGCGCCTCGTTCGCCAGAACGTGCTGTTTGCCTTGCTCGATAGCGTGCTCGAGGTATTGCTCGATGGTGCCGGTCAACTCCTCGAGCAAGGGGGTGCACTGCTCCTTGACCATGCGTTTCGCTTCGACATCCTCACCATTGAACAGGTGCTCGGCAATTTCATGGGCGACCTTGCTATAGCGTGCCTCTAGCTGTTCGATGCGGGAAAACAACTCACGCCCTGGGCTCGACACGTCGCTGTGCGTGGTCATCGCCTGGCGCAGGGCTGCGAGCTTGTCGACGACATCCTTTTCGTGCCGAGCGATGAAGTCACGCTTTGCCCCACGCTCGGCCGGTTCGCTGTTGAGTGCCAGATTACGCAGTGCGACAGCCCTGTCCTTGACGGCATTGCTGAGCTGGTTGGCCAGCCGTGTACGGGTTTCGATCCCGTTGATGTAGTCGGCGAAGTCCCTGTCCGCTGCTGTGATGTTGTAGAACGAGACGCCCGCTATCAGCAGCAGCAGTGCCAGGAGGCAGCCATAGCTGGCATACAGTAGCGTTCGGATGGAAAAGCGAGTGTTCTGGGACGACATAAGGGCACCTGCCATGAACATGTTTCTTATGGGCGGATTGTTCTGATGCACGCAAGAACAAGGGCCGCAGCCTATTCATGCATCCTGCGTCCATCCGCACGCCCTCGAGCGGGGCTGTCGTGTGAAGTGAGGCTCCTGGATCGATCGCCAGGCGATCGGTCGCGTTCGTTGGCATGGCCTTGAACGCGGAGTAAGAAATGGAGTTGGGAGTCCGGGGCAAAAGGCAGGAGGGCTCTGAGGTTCGTATGGCTGTGCGCCAATCGAACTCGGGCTTTCCTGACATGCCGCTTTCCAAGTAAGCGGTCATCCTTGAAATCGAGTCTAGAACAGATATCGCAATGGCGCTTCGCTACTTTTGTATAGCGATATGCCATCCTCATTGAACATGCTGTGCAAGATGTTACCGAGCGGTGCAGGTGGGCGCCCGAAGGTGTGTATGCAGGCCAGGAGATCAAGCCTGGGTAACATGCCACCGCCATGGCATGGCAGCCGCTGGTGGCGTCTGCGCAGAGGCTGAGGCCCACCGCTGGCTTGTTGGCGGGCCTTTCGACGAAGCGGACATGGCCCTGATGAGGTCATCAGGCACGGGCCAGGCTGCGTGCATCATGAATGCCAGCGGCGAAGCGCCATTGGCTGTCGTCATAGACCTTGCCCAACCAGCGTTGCACCAATTCGCGATAGGCCGGTTGTTTACGGTAGTGGGCGATGAACTGGTCGATGCTGCTCAGCAGCGCGGCATTGCTCGGCTGATTGGCCACGGCGGCGGAGTAGTACCACAGACTGGGGCTGAGGTTACCTGGCAGGATCTCCAGGCGCCCGCGCCAGGGGCTGCGTTCGCCCTGGCAGGCCCAGTGGTAGATCGGCAGATCGACGGCGAAAGCGTCCACCGTGCCGTTGGCCAGACATTCATGGATCAGGCTCTGGTCGCTGTAGGCCAACAGATTGGCCAGTTCGACCTTGCCGCCCGGTTTGAGCCGGTTGGCCTGCCAGCGCAGGCCACGTTCTTCCAGGGTGGCCATGGCGGCTGGGTCGTTGATGCAGCCGAGCACCTTGTCGGCCAGATCCTCGACGCCCTGGATGCGCGTGTCGCCGGCGCGCTTGGCCAGCACATAAGGCAGGAACACGTAGGGCATGGAGAAGGCCACTCGGTCATAGCCGGGCATCGGTGGCATGGCGCTCCATACCAGGTCAGCCTCGCTCTCGCGGCGTTGGGCACCGGCCTCCAGCAGTTGCAGGCAGCGATCCCAGGGGTGTTCGATGAAGCGGCACTTGACCCCCAGCCAGCGCGCGAAGGCCCGCGCCAGTTCGGCATCCAGCCCTTGTAGTTCGGCACCTGGCTCGCTGCGGAAGGACAGACCCTTGAAAGCGGGTTCGATGGCCACGCGCAGTTCGCCGCGGGCGCGGATGTCGGCCAGGCGATCGTAGTCTGGGTCGAGTTGCAGGCGCTCCTCGTGCAGCAGGCGTTGCAGGCCTTGCTTGGGCTGCGTGCTGGCGTATACCGAGCTGAGGTCGCTGAGCAGGGCGCGGCTCCAGTTGCTGCGCCCGCGCAGTTGCGCATCGGTACTCATGCCGAGTTGCACGCCGGCGGCGATGACGCGATTGTTGCCCTCTATCTCATCGAGGCGCCCAGCCATCTGGCCGAACAGGTCATGCAGGCTGCTCAACGAAGTGCCGACCTGGCCGCTGAGCTGTTGTAGCTGCGCCTCGGCACTTTCGAGCAGGGTCGCCAGGCGTGCGCTGAGTTGCGACATGTCGATCTGCTCGAAGGCCTGGCGGGTGTTGGCCTGGGTGCGCAAGGCCAGGTCGCGAATTTCCGTGGCGACCACGGCGAAGCCACGCCCGGCATCGCCAGCGTGCGCCGCTTCGATGGCGGCATTGATCGACAGCAGTTGCACGGTGCGGCCGATCTCGTCGATGGCGCGGATCACCTGATGCGAGGCACTGGTGCGCTCCTCGATGGCTTGTTGCAGTTCGGCGAACTGGCTGGCGAAGAACCGTTGGGTATTGTCCAGCTCGCAGGCCAGCTTGCCGCGCAGTTCATCGGCGCTTTGGCTGCTGTGCTGAAGAAAGCCACGGGTATGGTCGAGGTAGGTCAGTTGCTCGCCACTGCGTGCGGCAATCTCGCCCAGGTTGTTTTCGCTCTGCTCGATGGCCTGCAGGGTGTGTCGTTGCAGCGCTTCGAGACGCCCACAAAGCAGGCCGAGGGCGCGCCCGTCGCTGACGGGTGGGTCGCTCAGGCCGCGTTCGAGGCAACTCCGCAAGCGTTCGGGCAAGCTGCTATCGTCCTGCGCGAGGGCCGTTTCGATATCACCAGCGAGCAAGGCTCGCTGCCAGTCCGACAGAGTGGGGGCGGGGGGCTTGAACCAGGCCATGGACTACTTCCTCGATGTCCCAGGGCCAGGTCGTATTCGACCTGGGCGCTGTTGCATAAAGAGCGTTGCGCAGTGTGCATGCCCGGCAGGCGCAACGCCTGGAAGGGCCGGCGGCCCTTGCCGCCGGCAGTGGGCTTACTTGAGTTTGGGTAGCTTTTCGTCCGGCAGGGCGTAGCTGTGCTTTTCGTGGATCATGGTGGCGATCAGCGCATAGAGGCTGACGCCCGCCACCAGCAGGCTGATGACCATCAGGATGGTCGGCTTGTCGGCGAAGGTGAATACGGCGCTGGCGCCTTCGTAAGTGGTGATGCTCATGGCGATGCTCCTTTGCTTCGGGTTGACCCACCGCTTGATGACGGCGGGGCGCTCGTTGGTCAGGCGGGTTTGGTTTCGCCAACCAGCGCTGCCGGCTCACTGCCGCCGACGCTGTTGCTCTGGCCGTACATTGATGACCATTCCGGGTAGGCCTGGGCCGGTACTTCGGTCAGATCCAGACCACGCTCCTCGGCATGCGCCGGTACGCGCAGCAGGTCGGCTTTCTTCAGGGCATAGGAAATCAGGTAGCCCGGCACGAAGCCCAGCGCTGCCATGACCAGGGCGCCGCCCAGTTGGCCGAGGAAGCTGATCTCCGGCATGCCGTTCACGTTCGGGTAGCCGGCCAGGAAGATGCCGCTGATGACGATGCCGGCGAAACCGCCGAAGCCATGCACGGCGAAGGCGCCGACGGCGTCGTCGAGGCGGAACTTGAGCAGCAAGTTGTTGACCAGCGGCGCAGTGGCGGATACGCCCATGCCGATCAGATAAGCCAGGCCGGGGTGGTAGAGATCCAGGCCCGGCGCGACCGAGATGATGCCTACCAGACCGCCGGACATCATCCAGAACGGCTCGCGGGTGGTCAGGTAGGCGCCGATCAGGCCGCCGGCGAAGCCCATCAGGGTGTTGAAGGCGAAGGCCGAGAGGTTGGTGGGAGCACCGTAGATGTTGATCCACTGCGCGCCCGAGTTGTAGATGATGCAACCACCGAGGAAGCCGAAGAAGCCGACGATGATCATCATCAGACCGACCACGCTCATCGGCATGCTGTGGCCGACGATGGCGTTGGCACTGCCGTCGGCGTTGAAGCGGCCGATACGCGCGCCGAGGTTGATCACCACCGCCAGGGTGAAGAAGCCGGCGATCATGTGCACGCAGCCGGCGGCGCCGACGTCATGGAAGCCCCATTTGACGGTGAGCCAGCCTTGCGGGTGCCAGCCCCAGGACGCCGCCACCAGCCAGAGGAAGCCGCCGAGGAAGATGGTCATGATGATGAAGGCGCTCATCCGTGTACGTTCGATCAGCGCACCGGAGAGGATCGAGCCGGTGGTGGCGGCGAACATGGCGAAGGCGGCCCAGAAAATGCCGGTGGCGTTATCGCTGATGTTCGGCCCCATGGACTGGCTCCACGGCATGCCGGCGAGGATGGCGTCCATGCGCGGCACGATGCCGTCCGGAAAGCCGTTGTAGACCGCCCAGCCGAGCAGGAACACGCTGGGG
The genomic region above belongs to Pseudomonas sp. GOM7 and contains:
- a CDS encoding methyl-accepting chemotaxis protein, whose translation is MSSQNTRFSIRTLLYASYGCLLALLLLIAGVSFYNITAADRDFADYINGIETRTRLANQLSNAVKDRAVALRNLALNSEPAERGAKRDFIARHEKDVVDKLAALRQAMTTHSDVSSPGRELFSRIEQLEARYSKVAHEIAEHLFNGEDVEAKRMVKEQCTPLLEELTGTIEQYLEHAIEQGKQHVLANEAHALQQRNILIAITVISFLLAALLGHLISRYLLRALGAEPSDLNQIAQRVAEGDLRTMEKSLNSAENSVLAALQRMQQNLRQVTQDIDSSSRTVAHSSQELSESSLRNAESVAQAQREVEQIVTAVHEMAATVQDVARNAESAAQAASEADQAAAQSQQKAGHAVSLISELAQVIDSSSEAMGRLKTESSNIGSVLDVIKSVADQTNLLALNAAIEAARAGEAGRGFAVVADEVRSLARRTQEATTEIEGLIANLQRIADETARYMERCQSSSSQSVSGVSEAGEAVARIVSMIERINGMNQQIATAAEQQSAVAEEISRGIVSVRDSTEQSADAFQHAQQESESLARTSEALRGNIAHFRL
- a CDS encoding ammonium transporter, whose translation is MEEQKIPTLEELQALIEMTNTLNMEIFYWWCVALMIMIHAGFLSYEIGASRLKNALAAGVKNILAFGFIVPSVFLLGWAVYNGFPDGIVPRMDAILAGMPWSQSMGPNISDNATGIFWAAFAMFAATTGSILSGALIERTRMSAFIIMTIFLGGFLWLVAASWGWHPQGWLTVKWGFHDVGAAGCVHMIAGFFTLAVVINLGARIGRFNADGSANAIVGHSMPMSVVGLMMIIVGFFGFLGGCIIYNSGAQWINIYGAPTNLSAFAFNTLMGFAGGLIGAYLTTREPFWMMSGGLVGIISVAPGLDLYHPGLAYLIGMGVSATAPLVNNLLLKFRLDDAVGAFAVHGFGGFAGIVISGIFLAGYPNVNGMPEISFLGQLGGALVMAALGFVPGYLISYALKKADLLRVPAHAEERGLDLTEVPAQAYPEWSSMYGQSNSVGGSEPAALVGETKPA
- a CDS encoding methyl-accepting chemotaxis protein, encoding MAWFKPPAPTLSDWQRALLAGDIETALAQDDSSLPERLRSCLERGLSDPPVSDGRALGLLCGRLEALQRHTLQAIEQSENNLGEIAARSGEQLTYLDHTRGFLQHSSQSADELRGKLACELDNTQRFFASQFAELQQAIEERTSASHQVIRAIDEIGRTVQLLSINAAIEAAHAGDAGRGFAVVATEIRDLALRTQANTRQAFEQIDMSQLSARLATLLESAEAQLQQLSGQVGTSLSSLHDLFGQMAGRLDEIEGNNRVIAAGVQLGMSTDAQLRGRSNWSRALLSDLSSVYASTQPKQGLQRLLHEERLQLDPDYDRLADIRARGELRVAIEPAFKGLSFRSEPGAELQGLDAELARAFARWLGVKCRFIEHPWDRCLQLLEAGAQRRESEADLVWSAMPPMPGYDRVAFSMPYVFLPYVLAKRAGDTRIQGVEDLADKVLGCINDPAAMATLEERGLRWQANRLKPGGKVELANLLAYSDQSLIHECLANGTVDAFAVDLPIYHWACQGERSPWRGRLEILPGNLSPSLWYYSAAVANQPSNAALLSSIDQFIAHYRKQPAYRELVQRWLGKVYDDSQWRFAAGIHDARSLARA